One genomic segment of Gossypium arboreum isolate Shixiya-1 chromosome 3, ASM2569848v2, whole genome shotgun sequence includes these proteins:
- the LOC128290565 gene encoding uncharacterized protein LOC128290565: MRHGVEVDKAKVDVIEKLPPSTSIKGVRSFLGNASFYRRFIKDLFKIAKPLCKLLEKDTMFNFDEESCDGPVKEQCFSSHLLCKLDSDKSSIDYTVTEKVLLANVFAFDKFQSYLVDTKVTKDTKLRFIKWVLLLREISLEIQDRKGVENQVADHLSRLEPEKGNSPPIPIQETFPDEHILKGIYSLDPFPPSFNRKYILVAVDYVSEWVGAKAYLTNDAKAVMKFLPKHVFAGFGTLRAIISDERTHFVNKWLKWLLEKHGVKHKVVTTYHPQTNGQAELANKEIKGRLDKVVFPKQRDWSKGLDDALWAYRTTYKAPLGMSPYRLVFGKACHLPLELEHKAYWALQQLNLDLEFSKEKWMLQLNKLEEF, translated from the exons ATGAGACATGGAGTcgaggtagataaagcaaaggtagatgttattgagaaactcccaccttcAACATctataaagggtgttaggagctttttggggaaTGCCAGTTTCTATCGGAGGTTTATCAAGGACTTAttcaaaattgctaaacccttatgcaaattattggagaaggatacGATGTTCAACTTTGATGAGga GAGCTGTGATGGGCCAGTAAAGGAACAatgtttttcatcccatctactatgcaagttGGACTCTGACAAGAGTTCAATTGATTATACGGTAACAGAGAAAGTATTACTTGCTAATGTGTTTGCATTTGACAAGTTTCAATCTTATCTTGTAGATACCAAAGTGACT aaagacacTAAGCTGAGATTTATCAAATGGGTACTTCTACTCCGAGAAATCagtctagaaattcaagatcgaaagggagtagaaaaccaagtagcagaccATTTGTCGAGATTGGAGCCGGAAAAAGGGAATTCTCCACCTATACCCATTCAGGAGACATTcccagatgaacacatactgaag GGTATTTACTCTCTCGATCCTTTCCCTCCGTCTTTTAATCGCAAGTACATATTGGTAGCAGTTGACTACGTGTCTGAGTGGGTTGGGGCCAAGGCATATCTGACAAACGATGCTAAGGCTGTGATGAAGTTTTTGCCTAAGCATGTGTTCGCAGGGTTTGGAACCCTGAGAGCTATTATCAGTGATGAAAGGacccattttgtgaacaaatggttgaaatggttactcgAAAAACATGGAGTGAAGCACAAGGTTGTAACAACTTACCATCCACAGACGAATGGACAAGCTGAATTGGCAAACAAAGAAATCAAAGGCAGACTCGATAAGGTAGTTTTCCCAAAGCAACGAGATTGGTCCAAAGgattggatgatgctttatgggcctacaGGACAACATACAAggcacctttagggatgtcaccctataggttggtctttgggaaagcctgtCATCTACCCTTGGAGTTAGAACACAAAGCTTATTGGGCTCTCCAACAACTTAATTTGGATTTAGAGTTTTCTAAAGAGAAATGGATGCTTCAACTCAACAAGTTAGAGGAGTTCTGA